In Thermodesulfatator atlanticus DSM 21156, the sequence TACATCGGCCTTATATCAAAACGGTGCTTAAGCTCCCGAAAAGCTCTCTCCACCTCCTGCAGGTTCCGGTAACTAAGGGCCACTTCCTCCGCCGAAAGATCTTCCTCCGTAGTCGAAAGAAGATATTTCCCGTCAAGACGCTCCTCTCGCTTTACCTTCTCCCGCTCTATCTTCAAAGAATCCGCCGCCAAAAATCTCCTCAAGACCGGACTTCTCCTCAGCCGGCATTCCGCCCTCTGCCTCCGTAAACCTGAAAGCCCCTTGATCCTTTCAATCTCTTGCTCAAGAGCCTTTAAAATCTCTTCTCTTATGGCTTTGTCCCTTGCTGCCCGTTCAGGATTGTAAACCAGTACATACCTGCGCTCCTTGGTCCCGCGCTTCACACGAACCTCTTTCACCCAAAGATTGTCCCTGACCTCACGGTAGCGTCCTCCCGTAGCCAAAACCTCCTCTACCATCTCTGAGCCGCTTCGAAGACGCTCCCCTAAAATGTAGCCCCCTCCTGCCCTCTGAAACACCACCCTCGTCTCCTCGCTTACCATCCCTCGGTCGCAAACCCATATGATCCGCCCTACCGAAAATGATCTCAGCTCCTCCTGCACCCGAAAGGCCGCCTTCACATCCGGCGTGTCCCCTGGAAATACCCACGCCTTTACCGGTATCCCCTCTCGCGTCACCGCCAGCCCAACTACCACCTGCGGTAAATCAGGCCTCCTGTCCCGTGAATACCCTCGCTTCCTTAAGCTATCTTCTACTTCCGTCTCAAAATACACACTTGTGGTGTCAAAAAAGATCAAATCCACCCTCAGGTTAAATAAATTGGCCACTCGCTTGAAAATCTCCTTCTCAAGCCCTTCTCCCACCTCTACTAGAAAATCCATGGCCCGGTAAAAATGATGAAGCTCAAGCCCTTGCCCCTCAGTAAAGTAAACCTCCTCCTTGATCCACTGGTAGGTGGAAAGCTTTGAGTCTGGCGCAAGCGCCCTTCCGGCTACCATCGCAAAGATGGCCACCTCCACCGGTATCTCAAAACGCCTCTCTTTAAGCTTCTTCTCGAAAAATTCCTTAAGCCCGAAGGAGTTCCAGAGCTTGCGAAGAAAATAAATTCCACCTGCAGACTTGGCCCAATTGACCTTAAAGGGAAGACCTGAGGCCTCAATCATAGCTGTTATTTCTGCGGCTTCATTGGCAGGAAGAAGTTTTGAAAGCGCCCGGATCATGTCACGGATACGATCAAGATCCAGGCGGTCTTTGCGGCCGAGGTTGGCAATGACCTTGGGGCGAGGGCGTTTTTTTACAGGGTCCCAGTAGTTATGGGCGAGTTGTAGGTATTCGACGCGGGAGCCATCTTTGTTTTTTCTGGCGGTGGTGCGGATGTACATGATGCTATCATCATCGGCACAGAAAATTATATTTGTCAAGAGTTTT encodes:
- a CDS encoding IS1634 family transposase, producing MTNIIFCADDDSIMYIRTTARKNKDGSRVEYLQLAHNYWDPVKKRPRPKVIANLGRKDRLDLDRIRDMIRALSKLLPANEAAEITAMIEASGLPFKVNWAKSAGGIYFLRKLWNSFGLKEFFEKKLKERRFEIPVEVAIFAMVAGRALAPDSKLSTYQWIKEEVYFTEGQGLELHHFYRAMDFLVEVGEGLEKEIFKRVANLFNLRVDLIFFDTTSVYFETEVEDSLRKRGYSRDRRPDLPQVVVGLAVTREGIPVKAWVFPGDTPDVKAAFRVQEELRSFSVGRIIWVCDRGMVSEETRVVFQRAGGGYILGERLRSGSEMVEEVLATGGRYREVRDNLWVKEVRVKRGTKERRYVLVYNPERAARDKAIREEILKALEQEIERIKGLSGLRRQRAECRLRRSPVLRRFLAADSLKIEREKVKREERLDGKYLLSTTEEDLSAEEVALSYRNLQEVERAFRELKHRFDIRPMYHRLEERIRGHVMLCWLALLMGRLVELKVGESFSRIRRKLGRICVVELEYTREDQKEKVYRWTEIEPRGKGIFKKLGVPLPQAYEFKFSARSK